The following coding sequences are from one Salmo trutta chromosome 36, fSalTru1.1, whole genome shotgun sequence window:
- the scxa gene encoding basic helix-loop-helix transcription factor scleraxis translates to MSFTMVRPAPNRYLYSDISMLSEDEEDGSSGSDDHSFRLDARGYDIKVGGRKRKPGSAGAGRLGGGQLPPQMLLSQDGSISPTTGLPRQRNAANARERDRTNSVNTAFTALRTLIPTEPADRKLSKIETLRLASSYISHLGNVLLVGETCGDGQPCHAGATSSAHYLHQHGSPAHDAENSQPKQICTFCLSNQRKMSKDRDRKTALRS, encoded by the exons ATGTCCTTCACCATGGTGCGGCCGGCGCCCAACCGGTACCTATACTCAGACATCTCCATGTTGTCCGAGGACGAGGAGGATGGGAGCTCGGGCTCAGACGACCACTCCTTCAGGCTGGACGCCAGAGGCTATGACATCAAAGTCGGGGGCCGTAAACGGAAGCCGGGCAGTGCTGGAGCAGGGCGTCTGGGAGGGGGTCAGCTTCCGCCTCAGATGCTGCTCTCGCAGGACGGCTCCATCTCTCCGACGACTGGGCTGCCGCGGCAGCGCAACGCAGCCAACGCGCGGGAACGGGACCGCACCAACAGCGTGAACACGGCCTTCACCGCCCTGCGGACCCTCATCCCCACCGAGCCAGCCGACAGGAAGCTGTCCAAGATCGAGACACTGCGGCTGGCGTCCAGCTACATCTCCCACCTGGGCAACGTGCTGCTGGTCGGGGAGACATGCGGGGACGGGCAGCCATGCCATGCTGGAGCGACCTCCTCTGCCCACTATTTACATCAGCATGGATCCCCGGCCCACGACGCAGAGAACTCCCAACCTAAACAGATCTGCACATTCTGCCTTAGCAACCAAAGGAAAATG agcaaagacagagacaggaaaACTGCTCTAAGAAGTTAA